Proteins co-encoded in one Campylobacter ornithocola genomic window:
- a CDS encoding arginyltransferase codes for MNNIIGFCTLEEECPYLENRYCRNEYNYISFINKAQNQELVSRGWRRFGSYFSRPICSDCNECQNLRILVENFHFSKSYRRVLKKNIATKIILQKPSLSDEHLLLYEKYHYYQKGKKNWKIYDLNFRKYYNLYVDNAGTFGYELDFYIDNKLVCVDLIDILEDGISSIYCFYDPDFSHLSLGKYSLLTEIKLAQLKKLKYIYLGYFVKGCQSLSYKADYSPNEILKHTSALNEQAFLWS; via the coding sequence ATGAATAATATTATCGGTTTTTGTACTTTAGAAGAAGAGTGTCCTTATCTTGAAAATAGATATTGTAGAAATGAGTATAATTATATATCTTTTATCAATAAAGCACAAAATCAAGAGTTAGTTTCAAGAGGTTGGCGTCGCTTTGGTTCGTATTTTTCAAGACCAATATGTAGTGATTGTAATGAGTGTCAAAATTTGCGTATTTTGGTAGAAAATTTTCATTTTAGTAAAAGTTATCGTAGGGTTTTAAAAAAAAATATCGCAACTAAAATAATTTTACAAAAACCTTCTTTAAGTGATGAGCATTTATTGCTTTATGAAAAATATCACTATTATCAAAAAGGTAAAAAAAATTGGAAAATTTATGATTTAAATTTTAGAAAATACTATAATCTTTATGTGGATAATGCAGGTACTTTTGGATATGAGCTTGATTTTTATATAGATAATAAACTAGTTTGCGTTGATTTGATTGATATTTTAGAAGATGGAATTTCTAGTATATACTGTTTTTACGATCCTGATTTTTCACATCTAAGTCTTGGTAAATATTCACTTTTAACTGAAATTAAACTTGCACAACTAAAAAAATTAAAATATATTTATTTGGGATATTTTGTAAAAGGGTGTCAATCTTTATCGTATAAAGCCGATTATAGTCCAAATGAAATTTTAAAACACACTAGTGCTTTAAATGAGCAAGCATTTTTGTGGAGTTAA
- a CDS encoding adenylosuccinate lyase yields MQVVQTLESVSVNTDDFLMFKYFQDLIRKNFSKVIGNKNKTLSFFVENEIPQRRYFLKLVNHKYKKNTGNQIDNLAFAHYKTFKLNLAQANTLKPVVFAKIGFAQKNILITLSSNEKLFAVYLEQYFKDHKSTYDEKNYIFSVEYKDDNTLNLLEILASVNEHLKYCVDFTINETQLLEFRNKMKNKANTSWKFNALAKLFENYFQTLGCNSSDDFDTIRQNYLNLVKIYHPDRHQGKSKIEQAYCREEFEKIQLAYESLKSLYKNNT; encoded by the coding sequence ATGCAAGTAGTACAAACTTTAGAATCTGTTAGTGTTAATACTGATGATTTTTTAATGTTTAAATATTTTCAAGATCTTATCCGTAAAAATTTTTCCAAAGTTATAGGAAATAAAAATAAAACCTTATCTTTTTTTGTGGAGAACGAAATTCCTCAAAGAAGATATTTTTTAAAACTTGTTAATCATAAATACAAAAAAAACACAGGTAATCAAATTGATAATCTTGCTTTTGCACATTATAAAACTTTTAAATTGAATCTTGCTCAAGCAAACACCTTAAAACCTGTTGTTTTTGCTAAAATAGGTTTTGCTCAAAAAAATATTTTAATTACTTTAAGTTCTAATGAAAAATTATTTGCTGTGTATTTAGAGCAGTATTTTAAAGATCACAAAAGTACATATGATGAAAAAAATTATATTTTTTCTGTTGAGTATAAAGATGATAATACTCTAAATCTTTTAGAGATTTTGGCTAGCGTAAATGAGCATTTGAAATATTGTGTGGATTTTACAATTAATGAAACTCAGCTTTTGGAATTTAGAAACAAAATGAAAAACAAGGCTAATACTAGTTGGAAATTTAATGCCTTGGCCAAATTATTTGAGAATTATTTTCAAACTCTAGGATGTAATTCTAGTGATGATTTTGATACTATAAGACAAAATTATCTTAATTTGGTTAAAATTTATCATCCTGATCGCCATCAAGGTAAAAGCAAGATTGAGCAAGCTTATTGTCGCGAAGAGTTTGAAAAAATTCAACTTGCCTATGAGAGTTTAAAGTCTTTATACAAAAATAATACTTAA
- the ftsW gene encoding putative lipid II flippase FtsW, which translates to MIADRKLFFLSCILITIGILFSYSLSAFTVLYLEYNEFHFFIRQLFFGLSGIAIIYFVSRLNPDSKMAHYLMISVLLVSFLFILILPFLPTFLATAAGGAKRWIRLGPLSISPVEFFKIGLIYFLAWSYTRRIDDSKKAIKHEILILIPYFILAAFVIGYIYMTQNDLGQSVISFFLVFALAFFAGASKRLFAFGVVIVGMIGVLVILSNQRRIQRISAWWGNIQDAFLPFFPDWLANTLRVSHNSEPYQISHSLNAIAHGGIFGEGLGLGTFKLGFLSEVHTDFVLSGITEEVGLLGLSVICFIYLMVILRIFRIAGRCENKVHFLFCSGVALLLLFSFFMNAFGIISLTPLKGVAVPLLSYGGSSMWSICFGIGYVLMISKKVKI; encoded by the coding sequence TTGATTGCTGATAGAAAGTTGTTTTTTTTAAGTTGTATTTTGATTACCATAGGAATACTCTTTTCATATTCTTTAAGTGCTTTTACTGTGCTCTATTTGGAGTATAATGAATTTCACTTTTTCATTAGGCAACTTTTTTTTGGACTTAGTGGTATAGCTATTATTTATTTTGTATCAAGGTTAAATCCTGATAGTAAAATGGCACACTATTTAATGATAAGTGTTTTACTTGTTTCTTTTTTATTTATCCTTATTTTACCTTTTTTACCTACTTTTTTAGCTACAGCAGCAGGTGGTGCTAAAAGATGGATCAGGCTTGGTCCTTTATCTATTTCTCCTGTTGAATTTTTTAAAATAGGTTTGATTTATTTTCTTGCTTGGTCTTATACAAGAAGAATTGATGATAGTAAAAAAGCAATCAAACATGAAATTTTAATTTTAATTCCTTATTTTATTTTAGCTGCTTTTGTTATTGGTTATATTTATATGACACAAAATGACTTAGGGCAAAGTGTAATCTCTTTTTTCTTGGTTTTTGCATTAGCTTTTTTTGCTGGGGCTAGTAAAAGACTTTTTGCTTTTGGAGTGGTTATCGTAGGTATGATTGGTGTTTTGGTGATTTTAAGCAATCAAAGAAGAATTCAACGTATTTCTGCTTGGTGGGGAAATATTCAAGATGCTTTTTTACCTTTTTTTCCTGATTGGTTGGCAAACACTTTAAGAGTTAGTCATAATTCAGAACCTTATCAAATTTCGCACAGCTTAAATGCTATAGCTCATGGTGGAATTTTTGGAGAGGGTTTGGGGCTTGGAACTTTTAAATTAGGATTTTTAAGTGAAGTGCATACTGACTTTGTTTTATCAGGAATAACCGAAGAAGTGGGTTTATTGGGATTGAGTGTTATATGTTTTATTTATTTAATGGTAATACTTAGAATTTTTAGAATCGCAGGACGTTGTGAAAATAAAGTACATTTTTTATTTTGTTCAGGTGTTGCTTTGCTTTTACTATTTTCATTTTTTATGAATGCTTTCGGGATTATTTCTTTAACGCCATTAAAAGGTGTTGCTGTACCACTTTTAAGTTATGGTGGTAGTTCTATGTGGTCAATTTGCTTTGGAATAGGTTATGTTTTAATGATTAGTAAAAAGGTAAAAATATAA
- the argF gene encoding ornithine carbamoyltransferase, which produces MRHFLTLMDFTKDDILTIIDHAIKLKANPKKLLHDKTLAMIFEKNSTRTRMAFELAITELGGKAIFLNSNDLQLGRGEPIKDTARVIGSMVDFVMMRVKNHDSLIEFAKYSKAPVINGLSELYHPTQILGDLLTIKEWGKEKDNNVKIAFVGDSNNVCNSWLIASAILGYEISIAIPENYNINTQVWDFATKKSEISGAKISLFHNKFDALKNKDVVITDTWISMGEEKEKENKIKDFAGFIIDDDAMKLANSNAILLHCLPAYRDFEVSEAVFEKHSKIIFEEAVNRLYVVKALLCFLNKNL; this is translated from the coding sequence ATGAGACATTTTTTAACATTAATGGATTTTACTAAAGATGATATTTTGACTATTATTGATCATGCTATTAAACTTAAGGCAAATCCGAAAAAACTATTGCATGATAAAACTTTAGCAATGATTTTCGAAAAAAATTCTACACGTACTAGAATGGCTTTTGAACTTGCAATTACAGAGCTTGGTGGAAAAGCTATATTTTTAAATAGCAACGATTTGCAACTTGGTAGAGGTGAGCCTATTAAAGATACAGCTAGGGTTATTGGCTCTATGGTTGATTTTGTAATGATGAGAGTAAAAAACCATGATAGTTTAATAGAATTTGCAAAATATTCTAAAGCACCTGTTATTAATGGTTTGAGTGAGCTTTATCATCCAACACAGATTTTAGGAGATTTGTTAACCATTAAAGAATGGGGTAAAGAAAAAGATAATAATGTAAAAATCGCTTTTGTAGGAGATAGTAATAATGTATGTAATTCTTGGTTAATAGCTTCTGCAATTTTAGGCTATGAAATTAGCATAGCCATACCAGAAAATTATAATATCAATACTCAAGTTTGGGATTTTGCTACAAAAAAATCAGAAATTTCAGGAGCGAAAATTTCTTTATTTCACAACAAATTTGATGCTTTAAAAAATAAAGATGTGGTTATAACTGATACCTGGATCTCTATGGGAGAAGAGAAGGAAAAAGAAAATAAAATAAAAGATTTTGCTGGTTTTATTATTGATGATGATGCAATGAAACTAGCAAATAGCAACGCTATTTTACTTCATTGTTTGCCTGCATATAGAGATTTTGAAGTTAGTGAAGCGGTCTTTGAAAAACACTCAAAAATAATTTTTGAAGAAGCTGTAAATCGTCTTTATGTGGTCAAAGCTTTACTTTGTTTTTTAAATAAGAATTTATAA
- a CDS encoding transporter substrate-binding domain-containing protein produces the protein MKKKLYVVLALFSLLILGACSKQASSQNEVLKVGIEASYPPYEFMQDGKLSGFDVDVIEELSKRANFKIEFVNMSYDALIPALMGKKIDLIISSMGITSQRAQNVDFSISYFKDKNVYLKHKDSGFLQKDDLKSKNICVLLGSIQENAAKQILNAKVVANESMLNCFLSLDAKKTDAVVTDKASAMNFLKQYPNINAFYEEDDGSEGFGIAFRKNEFKDLISKVNQHLEEMKKDGTLEKFLIKYDLKD, from the coding sequence ATGAAAAAAAAATTATATGTTGTTTTAGCGTTATTTAGTTTATTAATTTTAGGTGCTTGTTCGAAACAAGCTAGTAGTCAAAATGAAGTTTTAAAAGTTGGAATAGAAGCAAGCTATCCTCCGTATGAATTTATGCAGGATGGAAAACTTAGTGGATTTGATGTAGATGTCATTGAAGAGCTTTCAAAAAGAGCCAATTTTAAAATAGAGTTTGTTAATATGAGTTATGATGCACTCATTCCAGCTTTGATGGGTAAAAAAATCGATCTTATTATATCTTCTATGGGAATTACTTCTCAAAGAGCGCAAAATGTGGATTTCAGTATTTCTTATTTTAAAGATAAAAATGTATATTTAAAGCATAAAGATAGTGGTTTTTTACAAAAAGATGATTTAAAATCAAAAAACATTTGTGTGTTACTGGGTTCTATTCAAGAAAACGCAGCAAAACAGATTTTAAATGCAAAAGTAGTAGCTAATGAGAGTATGTTAAATTGCTTTTTGAGTTTAGATGCTAAAAAAACTGATGCTGTAGTAACTGATAAAGCTAGTGCAATGAATTTTTTGAAACAATATCCCAATATAAATGCTTTTTATGAAGAAGATGATGGAAGTGAAGGTTTTGGTATAGCGTTTAGAAAAAATGAATTTAAAGATTTAATCTCTAAGGTTAATCAACATTTAGAAGAAATGAAAAAAGATGGTACTTTGGAAAAATTTTTAATTAAATATGACTTAAAGGATTAA
- a CDS encoding basic amino acid ABC transporter substrate-binding protein — MKKILYIALALFGLLALGACSSDKNQASASSSEKVYKVGIAANYPPFDFVKDAKITGFDVDLLEEIAKKENLKLEWVNMSFDGLIPALKAGKIDMIASAMSSTPQRLTSMDFSNTYFNTKNLYLKLKTNSDISDKKSLEGKKIGVQLGTIQESAAKAIPNVQVVASEEMLAAILALKAGKVDAVLTDKDIGKGYLKTNEELEAFLEENDGSSGFCIAFDKGKQTELVQKINTGLEKVKADGIYQKIVEKYDLQ; from the coding sequence ATGAAAAAAATATTATATATTGCTTTAGCATTATTTGGCTTATTAGCTTTAGGTGCTTGTTCAAGTGATAAAAATCAAGCTAGTGCTTCTTCTAGCGAAAAAGTTTACAAAGTGGGTATAGCTGCAAATTATCCTCCTTTTGATTTTGTTAAGGATGCAAAAATCACTGGTTTTGATGTGGATTTATTGGAAGAAATAGCCAAAAAAGAAAATTTGAAACTTGAATGGGTAAATATGAGTTTTGATGGTTTAATTCCTGCTTTAAAAGCTGGAAAAATTGATATGATAGCTTCTGCTATGAGTTCAACTCCTCAAAGATTAACAAGTATGGATTTTAGTAATACTTATTTTAATACTAAAAATTTATATTTGAAATTAAAAACAAATTCTGATATTAGTGATAAGAAAAGTTTAGAAGGCAAAAAAATTGGTGTTCAGCTTGGAACTATTCAAGAAAGTGCCGCTAAAGCTATTCCAAATGTTCAAGTAGTAGCTAGCGAGGAAATGTTAGCAGCGATTTTAGCTTTAAAGGCTGGTAAAGTAGATGCAGTTTTGACAGACAAGGATATTGGTAAAGGTTATTTAAAAACCAATGAAGAATTAGAAGCATTTTTAGAAGAAAATGATGGAAGTTCAGGATTTTGTATAGCTTTTGATAAAGGAAAACAAACTGAACTTGTTCAAAAAATTAATACAGGTTTGGAAAAAGTTAAAGCTGATGGTATCTATCAAAAAATTGTAGAAAAATATGATTTACAATAA
- a CDS encoding aminotransferase class V-fold PLP-dependent enzyme → MNIETLKQDIILKKGIYYFDFTASALALKSIEKEIKKILTTYANTHSDSSLNSFITQQHYENARTNLKKYLELDDSFALIACGSGSSAAIKKFQELLGLYIPPLIKQRYFKNTQKKSLPLVIVGPYEHHSNELSYREALCECIRIPLDKNGELDYVFLEKLLKKSKNREIIASFNAASNVTGILSDYKKIYTLIKQYNGIVAFDISTLAPYANLDPKFYDAVFISSHKLLGGVGSCGLLVIKKNLCGSTPSFAAGGTVGYVSRTSQQYLCKIENLEEGGTPGIIQLIRASLAFKVRDEIGLKTIEKREKELCEYFFAQCVNFPKMILYAKNITNRLPIFAFNIEGISPFDLAYKLSKTYKIETRAGCACAGPYGHDLLNLKDNQELKFKPGWLRVGFHYTHTKKDIEYFFKALKESIKALS, encoded by the coding sequence TTGAATATTGAAACATTAAAACAAGATATTATTTTAAAAAAAGGAATATACTATTTTGACTTTACAGCTAGTGCGTTAGCTCTAAAAAGTATAGAAAAGGAAATTAAAAAAATTCTTACTACTTATGCAAATACACATTCAGATAGCTCCTTAAATTCTTTTATCACGCAACAACACTACGAAAATGCAAGAACAAATTTAAAAAAATATCTTGAACTAGATGATAGTTTTGCACTTATAGCTTGCGGGAGTGGATCTTCGGCAGCTATTAAAAAATTTCAAGAACTTCTAGGTTTATATATACCACCGCTTATTAAACAAAGATATTTTAAGAATACTCAAAAAAAATCTCTACCCTTAGTTATCGTAGGACCTTATGAGCATCATTCTAATGAGCTTTCATATAGAGAAGCTTTGTGTGAATGCATACGCATACCTTTGGATAAAAATGGTGAATTAGATTATGTTTTTTTGGAAAAATTATTAAAAAAATCAAAAAACAGAGAAATTATAGCAAGTTTTAATGCTGCCTCTAATGTCACCGGAATTTTAAGTGATTATAAAAAAATCTACACCTTAATAAAACAATATAACGGTATAGTAGCTTTTGATATTTCTACTTTAGCTCCTTATGCAAATTTAGATCCTAAATTTTATGATGCAGTATTTATTAGCTCTCACAAATTACTTGGGGGAGTAGGGTCTTGCGGTTTGCTTGTTATTAAAAAAAATCTATGTGGAAGCACTCCTAGTTTTGCAGCAGGTGGAACTGTAGGTTATGTTTCAAGAACCTCTCAACAATACTTATGCAAAATTGAGAATTTAGAAGAAGGTGGCACACCTGGTATCATTCAACTCATTAGAGCAAGTTTGGCTTTTAAGGTGCGCGACGAAATAGGCTTAAAAACTATAGAAAAAAGAGAAAAAGAACTCTGTGAATATTTTTTCGCACAATGCGTAAATTTTCCAAAAATGATCTTATATGCAAAAAATATCACTAATAGATTACCTATATTTGCTTTTAACATAGAAGGAATTTCCCCTTTTGATCTAGCTTATAAACTAAGTAAAACTTACAAAATAGAAACAAGAGCAGGTTGTGCTTGTGCTGGACCTTATGGGCATGATTTACTTAATCTAAAAGACAATCAAGAATTAAAATTTAAACCAGGTTGGTTAAGGGTAGGATTTCATTATACACATACAAAAAAGGATATAGAGTATTTTTTTAAAGCCTTGAAAGAAAGCATCAAGGCTTTAAGTTAA
- a CDS encoding DUF234 domain-containing protein: MELESIFDFYSVFDEFEFDVKLNLYDNILNVFIFKAFDILTCLNLDDNTLKALCVLSKNDRKRYSINKSIPHFQALGLINKLLERNILILEKSQEKPIIKSKRQKVKKELRSYSIQDKVVFKNQGLRFFFYFIYPKLNLIIAKKYDELLWFIRENLENYQSFTFELLCKEFLARKLKVEQVFSFWNYYCEIDLYYYKNGFCVLGEVKFKERKICKNVLNILKNKAKQLQMQPNLYVLFSKRGFSKELVLSKEHNLLLYTLDDFEFLIKD, from the coding sequence TTGGAGCTTGAAAGTATTTTTGATTTTTATAGTGTTTTTGATGAATTTGAATTTGATGTGAAATTAAATTTGTATGATAATATATTAAATGTTTTTATTTTTAAAGCTTTTGATATTTTAACATGTTTAAATTTAGATGATAATACTCTAAAGGCCTTATGTGTTTTAAGTAAAAATGATAGAAAAAGATATTCTATTAATAAATCTATTCCACATTTTCAGGCTTTAGGGCTTATTAATAAGCTTTTAGAAAGAAATATTTTGATTTTAGAAAAAAGTCAAGAAAAACCTATCATAAAAAGTAAAAGACAAAAAGTCAAAAAAGAATTACGATCTTATAGTATTCAAGATAAGGTGGTTTTTAAAAATCAAGGATTGAGATTTTTCTTTTATTTTATATACCCTAAACTTAATTTAATTATAGCAAAAAAGTATGATGAGCTGCTGTGGTTTATTAGGGAAAATTTGGAAAATTATCAAAGTTTTACTTTTGAACTTTTGTGTAAAGAATTTTTAGCAAGAAAACTCAAAGTAGAGCAGGTTTTTAGCTTTTGGAATTATTATTGTGAGATAGATTTGTACTACTATAAAAATGGCTTTTGCGTTTTGGGTGAAGTTAAATTTAAAGAAAGGAAAATTTGCAAAAATGTTTTAAATATTTTAAAAAATAAAGCTAAGCAGTTGCAAATGCAACCTAATTTATATGTGCTTTTTTCAAAGAGAGGTTTTAGCAAGGAACTTGTTTTAAGTAAGGAGCATAATTTGCTTTTGTATACTTTAGATGATTTTGAATTTTTGATCAAGGATTGA
- a CDS encoding fla regulon two-component system sensor histidine kinase FlgS: protein MDENILKSLDSSEKENLQQGLKALIEQTYVIENEYKQLNENYTALRQMVSEIIEVLPMALWILDANKNIILQNNLATQKPKLLENIDLNKTHYELEFDHKFYLIKITSHTDKLIVNATDISDEKRNERLASMGTVAAHLAHEIRNPIGSISLLSSTLFERSELKNKHIVLEIQKAISRVERIVNSTLLFTKGVHVNLSEFNLQELQDECEQAIGTYNYLANIDFAFEFLNLKINADKSLLALVLQNLLYNAIDAIEESDNDDGCIKIKCEQQQDKIFIKVYDNGVGIKDKKMVFEAFKTTKLKGNGLGLSLSKQIIDAHNGALGFDENPKCFFIELKI from the coding sequence GTGGATGAGAATATTTTAAAAAGTTTAGATTCTAGTGAAAAAGAAAACTTGCAGCAAGGACTAAAAGCATTAATAGAACAAACCTATGTTATAGAGAATGAATACAAGCAACTTAACGAAAATTATACAGCTTTAAGACAAATGGTAAGCGAGATTATAGAAGTTTTACCAATGGCTTTGTGGATTTTAGATGCAAATAAAAATATTATTTTGCAAAATAACTTAGCTACACAAAAACCAAAACTTTTAGAAAATATTGATCTTAATAAGACTCATTATGAGCTAGAATTTGATCACAAATTTTATTTAATCAAAATCACATCTCATACTGATAAACTTATAGTTAATGCAACAGATATTAGCGATGAAAAACGAAATGAAAGGTTAGCTAGCATGGGAACGGTTGCTGCGCATTTAGCACATGAGATAAGAAATCCTATAGGTTCTATTTCTTTGTTAAGTTCAACTTTATTTGAGAGAAGTGAGTTGAAAAATAAACATATAGTTTTAGAAATTCAAAAAGCTATTTCAAGAGTTGAACGTATTGTAAATTCTACTTTACTTTTTACAAAAGGTGTGCATGTTAATTTAAGTGAATTTAATTTGCAAGAATTGCAAGATGAATGCGAACAAGCCATCGGGACTTATAATTATCTAGCCAATATTGATTTTGCATTTGAGTTTTTGAATCTAAAAATAAATGCGGATAAATCTTTACTTGCTTTAGTTTTGCAAAATTTACTTTATAATGCAATAGATGCTATTGAAGAAAGTGATAATGATGATGGTTGTATAAAGATTAAGTGCGAACAACAACAAGATAAAATTTTTATTAAAGTTTATGATAACGGAGTAGGTATTAAAGATAAAAAAATGGTTTTTGAGGCTTTTAAAACAACTAAATTAAAAGGAAATGGTTTAGGACTTTCTTTATCAAAACAGATTATTGACGCACATAATGGAGCTTTAGGTTTTGATGAAAATCCAAAATGTTTTTTTATAGAGTTAAAAATTTAA
- a CDS encoding tyrosine-type recombinase/integrase, translating to MALSQSDIEALEIKEKQYLVPLGEPKELYLKIHPTGRKVFQLREQKLKKYITIGEFRKGLLSLAEARKEAIKILQQLRSGDFIDNKNKKFTLNMANDHYMETIGKKLSYFTIKKEQGTFVKYIQPMLGEKPINLLEKKDFLPIYDHMNSKNIYSTLNKSIAFICRILELARQRGELKTNIIVDLKDLQKYYRLINDDCNAKHFKALVEEKEVKFMLECMKEYRQRARVNVNIINAIYFTLLTAQRSKNIRFAKWSEIDFDNNLWVIQAEDMKVKSNGENIIPLNEYALKILQMQKMFNINKEYVFFNFDKCISDNFASKFFKMYDLKHTIHGFRSTFRSICTEKSNELIKLGIGKDIAEMILHHVNGSEVERAYNRSKAIDLRKQLMSWYGEYLNSLCPFDFK from the coding sequence ATGGCACTCTCTCAAAGTGATATAGAAGCATTAGAAATAAAGGAAAAACAATACTTAGTTCCGCTCGGTGAGCCAAAAGAGCTTTATTTAAAAATTCATCCTACAGGTAGAAAAGTTTTTCAACTTAGAGAACAAAAATTAAAAAAATATATAACCATAGGAGAGTTTAGAAAAGGATTGTTAAGTCTTGCAGAAGCTAGAAAGGAAGCGATTAAGATTTTACAACAATTAAGAAGCGGGGATTTTATCGATAATAAGAATAAAAAATTTACATTAAATATGGCAAATGATCACTATATGGAAACTATAGGAAAAAAACTTTCATATTTTACTATAAAAAAGGAACAGGGGACTTTTGTAAAATACATACAGCCTATGCTAGGAGAAAAGCCTATTAATTTGCTAGAAAAGAAAGACTTTCTTCCTATTTATGATCATATGAATTCAAAAAATATTTATTCAACTTTAAATAAAAGTATTGCTTTTATTTGCAGGATTTTAGAACTCGCAAGACAAAGAGGAGAATTAAAAACTAATATTATTGTAGATTTAAAAGATTTACAAAAGTACTATAGATTAATCAATGATGATTGCAATGCGAAGCATTTTAAAGCTTTGGTAGAAGAAAAAGAAGTTAAGTTTATGCTTGAATGTATGAAAGAGTATAGGCAAAGAGCTAGGGTTAATGTGAATATTATAAATGCAATTTATTTTACGCTTTTGACAGCACAAAGAAGTAAAAATATACGATTTGCTAAATGGAGTGAGATAGATTTTGATAATAATCTTTGGGTTATACAAGCTGAAGATATGAAGGTAAAAAGCAATGGTGAAAATATTATCCCATTGAATGAATATGCATTAAAAATATTACAAATGCAAAAGATGTTTAATATAAACAAAGAATATGTGTTTTTTAATTTTGATAAATGCATTAGCGATAACTTTGCAAGCAAGTTTTTCAAAATGTATGATTTGAAACATACAATACATGGATTTAGAAGTACTTTTAGGAGTATATGTACAGAAAAAAGCAACGAGCTTATAAAACTTGGCATAGGCAAAGATATCGCTGAGATGATATTGCACCATGTAAATGGAAGTGAAGTTGAAAGAGCTTATAATAGAAGTAAGGCCATTGATTTAAGGAAACAGCTTATGAGTTGGTATGGCGAATACTTAAATTCCTTGTGTCCATTTGATTTTAAATGA
- a CDS encoding DNA-binding protein, translating to MSNIEFLTPKQVEQMYGLNPLQQFRARSNGMPHYKIDVKTIRYKKTELDHWFKSKKVII from the coding sequence ATGTCAAATATAGAATTTTTAACACCAAAGCAAGTAGAGCAAATGTATGGATTAAACCCTTTACAACAATTTAGAGCAAGAAGCAATGGCATGCCACACTACAAGATTGATGTTAAAACAATCAGGTATAAAAAAACAGAACTAGATCATTGGTTTAAATCTAAAAAAGTTATCATTTAA
- a CDS encoding pentapeptide repeat-containing protein, translating into MATIYDKNGNIIIEKTEISLSELLDFCRKQKISLKNANFKEQNLTGVDFNSLDLIEADFTNAILQYCNFQSSIISNAVFTNAVLKNAYMQDVIANETNFKNCSLENIFSNSARFIDCDFSGADLRENNFLKTRITNPFFKNTLISNTIGDMENICSLQVEKFSISFNSQDIAIGCKQESISWWKNVKNEELNDGREDYTQVWSAYKDILFKIINIKYNI; encoded by the coding sequence ATGGCTACAATTTATGACAAAAATGGAAATATTATTATAGAAAAAACTGAAATTAGTTTAAGCGAATTACTTGATTTTTGTAGAAAGCAAAAAATATCTTTAAAAAATGCTAATTTTAAAGAGCAAAATTTAACAGGCGTAGATTTTAATAGTTTAGATCTAATCGAGGCTGATTTCACTAATGCCATTTTACAATATTGCAATTTTCAATCAAGCATTATATCAAATGCTGTTTTTACAAATGCTGTTTTAAAAAACGCTTATATGCAAGATGTAATTGCAAATGAAACTAATTTTAAAAATTGCTCATTAGAAAACATTTTTTCAAATTCTGCTAGATTTATAGATTGTGATTTTAGCGGGGCTGATTTAAGAGAAAACAATTTCTTAAAAACAAGAATTACAAATCCATTTTTTAAAAATACTTTAATTTCAAATACCATAGGAGATATGGAAAACATATGCTCATTACAAGTAGAAAAATTTTCCATATCCTTTAATTCTCAAGATATAGCCATAGGTTGCAAACAAGAAAGCATATCATGGTGGAAAAATGTAAAAAATGAAGAGTTAAACGATGGTCGTGAAGATTATACGCAAGTATGGAGTGCATACAAAGACATTTTGTTTAAAATCATCAATATAAAATACAATATTTAA